A genomic segment from Bombus huntii isolate Logan2020A chromosome 13, iyBomHunt1.1, whole genome shotgun sequence encodes:
- the LOC126872352 gene encoding PI-PLC X domain-containing protein 3 has product MEYEIKGVSNFSHRSKRKNSAVNEELEYWMTRLPEALKSLPIIRLAIPGSHDTMTYTINRHSDVGPDEPRYIRALGRYCSFVSKPVIFNWSITQHESIKDQLDGGIRYLDLRVATKPTDGNIYFVHGLYGSKIYQPLHEIAEWLSYHNNEIVILDFQHFYSFSEMDHHHLVETIFRIFQTKLCPIASTFNHITLHWLNLEKYQVIVIYRNEYAQNYTNLWPSGLWRTPWPNTVNVNELINFLDIELKTRPLQIGFVSQCLLTPDIPYVLKHLCGTLQRDLVPSCQKAILPWINKKRPGRGGLNIVIADFISDHNFLFCKTVINTNKKLYFNVQYSV; this is encoded by the exons atggaatatgaaattaaaggtgtcagtaatttttcacacagaTCAAAACGAAAGAACTCCGCCGTAAACGAGGAACTAGAATACTGGATGACTCGGCTACCAGAAGCTTTGAAAAGCCTTCCCATAATACGTTTGGCGATACCCG GTTCTCATGATACGATGACTTATACCATAAATCGGCACAGTGACGTGGGACCCGACGAACCAAGATACATCAGAGCTCTTGGTCGTTATTGTTCGTTTGTTTCAAAACCTGTTATTTTTAATTGGTCCATTACACAACATGAAAGCATCAAGGATCAGCTCGATGGTGGAATTCGATATTTAGACTTACGCGTAGCGACGAAGCCAACGGATGGGAATATCTATTTTGTTCATGGCTTGTACGGATCGAAAATATATCAACCACTCCATGAAATAGCAGAATGGCTGTCTTATCACAATAACGAGATCGTAATCCTAgattttcaacatttttattcattcTCAGAAATGGATCATCACCATCTCGTTGAAACGATTTTccgaatatttcaaacaaaattaTGCCCCATAGCATCTACGTTTAATCACATCACATTACATTGGCTTAATCTGGAAAAGTACCAAGTCATCGTTATTTACAGAAACGAATATgcacaaaattatacaaatttatggCCAAGTGGACTGTGGCGCACTCCATGGCCTAACACCGTTAACGTTAACGAGCTTATAAACTTCTTAGATATCGAATTGAAGACGCGACCATTACAAATCGGTTTCGTATCACAATGCCTCTTAACACCTGATATTCCTTATGTATTGAAACATCTATGCGGTACATTGCAGAGAGATTTAGTACCATCGTGTCAAAAAGCAATTCTTCCGTggataaataaaaaacgacCTGGCCGTGGTGGTTTAAATATCGTTATTGCTGATTTTATATCTgatcacaattttttattttgtaagaCAGTCATCaatactaataaaaaattgtatttcaatGTACAATATTCCGtgtga